A stretch of DNA from Rothia mucilaginosa:
GCGCCCATTGCGGGGAAGTCGACGTCGATTTTGCCGTCGCCGTCGGCGTCGTAGCCCTTCATCTCCCAGGTGTTGGGGATGCCGTCGCCGTCGATGTCGGGGCTGTAGGCGTTTGCTGCGGGGGCTGCGATAGTGCCCAGGCAGAGCACTGCGAGGGAGGCAAGCGTGACGCGTGCGCTCTTCAGAAATGCCATGTTGTGTTCCTTAGTGTGTGGTGACCGATAATGTTCCGGTGGTGTTTCGATGGAGTTTTCCGGGAGGGCGTTCTCCTCGGTTTCCATGATGCTCCCGTTTCACGTGTTAGGTGAGCTGGGTGCCGCAATGTTCATACATTGAGGTAAAAGTTGAGATAATTTTGAAGATGAGCTGAATTACATTAGAGTATCAGTAATTCAAATCACATGCATCACCACATTCTTAATGACAAGAGAGATCCCATGACTTCTTCCTCGAACACCACTAACGGTCTGAACCGCCGCGCCCTCATCAAGGGTGCCGCGTGGAGCACCCCCGTCATCGCAACCGCAGCGGCGGTACCCGCCTACGCGGCGTCCACCGATGCGCAGGAAACCCCGACCCTGAAGTTCGGTGTCTTCACTCAGGCGTTCAACTCGAACCCCGCCAACGACTTTGATACCCGCTACGGCCTGGACTCCTACACCGTGCAGGTACCCAACATCACCGCAACCTCCACCACCCCGCGGAGCGCCGGCGGCGGCACCTTCACCCCCGGCGGTAGCGTCGGTGCAGGCCTGTACGGTGGTGCAGGTCTGTGGATTTCCGCACCCATCAACTCCAAGGGCGAGTTCCAGGGCAGCTCCTGGCTGTACCCTCAGGCGCACCTGCAGGTGACCTTCGAGTTCACTTTCCCCACCGCCGAGGATGTCACCGACCCGCTACTGTGGGACGTCGATAACGACGTTGAGATCCCGGCACTCGCTAAGAGCGAAGGTGGCGCGAAGACCAACAACCCCGCCGTGGCGGCGTTCAACGGCATCGCATACACTGCGAAGTTCTACGAGCCGACCATCGAGGACAACGTCTGGACCGGCGTACTGGACATCCGCACCTCCGACTACCTGGAAGCCACCGCGAAGGACGGCGTGAGCTACGCACAGGTGCTGGCTTCGCTGGTTCCGGTGTACTTCACCGAGGTGACCTCCAGCTACACTCTGACCACCACCGCTCAGATCACCAGCGGTAGCGTCGCAATGCAGCTGACCGAGGGTGGCGAGTACACCTTCCAGGATCTGGCTGGTTTGCGCGCTTCGGCAACCATCAGCCGCTAACGCCACAGCAAGCAGAGAGGGGCCCGGCATCCATACTGGATGCCGGGCCCCTCTGCTTTAGGACTCAGCCTACCGGCTGCCGCCGAGGTAAATTGTCGCAAAAAGTAGTTCCCAAAAAAGAGAACTGTATTACAATGTATATATAGTCTTTAGGAACGAGGTACCAACTATGGAAAACCTAGTAATTTCAGTCTTTAACACCGAAAGCGAAGCTTATCAGTCCTTTGCAGATTTGAAGGCTTTCCGCCAAACTCAGACGACCAAGGTTGCTCAAATCGCCCTGGTCAAAAATGAAAACGGTCATATCGTTGAAAAAGAACGCTATGATTTTGAAGATTCAACGACGGATGCAACCCTAGAAGGTGGCTTGCTCGGTGCAGTTATCGGGCTTTTGGGTGGTCCTATCGGCGTCTTGTTTGGTTATGGTATTGGTAGCCTCTATGGTTTGGTTGCTGGTGATACCGTTGATACGGCAGAAGCTGGCCTGATTGACGTTGTTTCTCAAAAATTGACTAACGGTGAAACAGCCGTTGTTGCCTTGGTGCAAGAAGACAACGAAGCAGTCATCGATGCTTACTTCACCAAGTACGACACCCAAATCGTGCGTTGGGATGTAGCAACCGTCGTAGCCGAAATCGAAGCAGCTCTGCAAGTCCAAGAAGACCTCTACAACCAGGCGCGTGCACAGATGAAGGCTGAGCGTAAAGCCGAACGCAAGGCTAAGCTTGAAGAATTCAAGGCGAATGTCAAAGCAAAGTTTGACAAATTGAAAGCGTAAGCACCCAAGCATCTCATAAAAAATAGGCTATCTACTTCTGGTAGATAGCCTATTTTTTTAAAAACTAGATTTTAGAAAGAGGAAGTGAGGATTTTGGCTCAAGATCTTGAACAAATCAAGGAAGACAATGGCAAAAATACCAAACTCAAGGTGGGGATTTTAGCCATCTCTCTTTCTCCAGGTGGATGTTGATGCCGGTGGTGCCGTTCGGATTGCGGAGGGGCAACTGCGCGAAGGATTCGGTGATGCGGTCGAGCTCTTCCTCGCTAGCGAGCAGGCCGGGCATGTAGTCCATCTCCACGAAGAGGTCCTTCTTCAGCGGGTTAGCGCCCATGCCGGGGTAGTCCACGTCTACCTTGCCGTCGCCGTCGGCGTCGTAGCCTTTCATTTCCCAGGTGTTGGGGATGCCGTCGCCGTCGATATCGGGGTTGTACGCCTGGGCTGCGGGGACAGCAACCGAGCTGAGCACAAGCAGTGCCGCCGAAGCGAGCGCGGTACGCACTACGCGAGTTGAGGTCAGAAAAGACATGGGATCTCTCTTCGTGTCTTGACCGCGCGTTAGATTGCTCCATCTGACGTTGCGTACAGTGCATCTCTGGTGAGTAGAAGTATCAAACGGTAGCCAAGCCACGCGGTGCGGTGGTCATATGTGTCGCTGTCGCCGGTGTGCAGCCGGTGTGCCGCAAGTGAGCACGGCGTTTAAAAGACAGCGGGTCACTGCCGAACCCTCCGGTGGAGGCAAGGGAACCATTCTTGGCTCCCCTTCTGTTCGACGGTGACCCGCTTCATCATACACAGCGTGCATCTAGTTTGTCCCAGTATTTGCACCGTATCTCAGGTTATGCACCGCTTATGCCTAAAAGCGCTCCGATAAGCCTTCTACTTAGTGGCCTCCACCTCAGCGTTCTGCGCGGCGCCCTTCGCCTCGGAGGTCTTCATGGAGGCGTAGAACAGGCACACGACCGCGCCCACTGCTGCGGCAACCAGGGGAAGCATCATGGAATCCGCCATTGCCGCCGCGTAGGGTTCACGCAGCATCTGCGGGAGTACACCTCCAGCAGCGCCGCTGTGAGAGCCACCGCCCGCTGCAGCGGCAGGACCCAACGCGGACAGGTGCGAGGTAATCGCAGAAGCCATGATGGTCGTAATCGCAGCCGAACCGAGCACCGACGCCATCTGGCGGGTCTCGTTGTACACGCCCGAACCGGCACCTGCACGCTGCGGCGGCAGGTTACGGGTCGCCGACACCGACAGCGGACCCCAAATGCAGGCATTCGCCGCGCCCAGAATAATCATCGGGCCAACCATCAGCCACAGGTTGCCTTCCGCAACCATCGTCGGGCGGAGCAGGGCAAAACCAACAACCAGCAGCGTAAAGCCAATTACCGCAATCCACTTCGGGTCGTTACGGTTCAGACGCGCACCCACCACCGGCGCCAACGCGCCCGAGAACAACGCCATCGGGGCGGTCATCAGCGCTGCCTGGGTCGGGTCCAGGCCCTCCACCTGCTGCAGGTACAGGGTCAGCGGGAACGCCATGCTGATAGCAACCACACCCATAGCGGAAATAGCCACATTCGATACGGAGAAGTTACGGTCGCTGAACAGGCTCAGCGGAACCAGCGGCTCACGCGGGTTAATGGCCTGCCACCCGATGAACAGGCCCAGCACCAGAATGCCGGCAATAATCAGACCCCACACGCTCACCGCAATACCGGTACCCATGAACGAGTCAGTGATGGTGCCCCAGTCGTAGGTGGCACCTTCCTGAATACCGAAAACTAGCAGGAACAGACCGACCGCCGAAAGCACCACGCCCAACCAGTCGAAGCTGTGCTTCTTCTGCTCGAACACCGGCACGTTACGCCACGCCAAGAACAGGCCGACCAGGCCAACCGGAATGTTGATGAAGAAGATCCAGCCCCAGCCGAGGGTGTCCACCAGCACGCCGCCCAGAATCGGGCCGACCAGCGAGGCGACACCCGCAGTCGCACCCCAAATGCTCATGGCGACACCGCGCGCATTCGGCGGGAACATCAGCGTAATCAGAGACATCGTCTGCGGGGTCATCAGCGATGCGCCTAGGCCCTGCACCACGCGGGCAGCGATGAGCGATTCAACGTCCGCCGCCAGACCACACCACAGGGAGGCGAGCGTAAAAATACCCATACCAATCATGTACAGGTTCTTCTGACCGAAGCGGTCACCCATACGACCGGTAATGAGCAGCGGCACCGCATACGCCAGCAGGTAGGCGCTCGTCACCCACATACCCGCCGACAGGGATGCTTCCAGATCCTGCAGCATGTGCGGCAGGGCGATGGTGACGATATTGCCATCCACCAGGATCATGAAGAATCCAACAACCAGGGACCAGAGAGCAGGCCAGGGCTTGTAGGGTGTCTTCGCCGGGTTACCGACGAGAGGCGCTTTTTTAGGGCGTGAACTCAATGATCCTCCAGGGGATGGGTTGTATGCGGGTAGATGTCCGTGTGTTCAGCGTTGCCGCTGAGTGAATGTCCCTAATGTTACTCCTTTTCAGGGCGCAGCTTCGGTTGCTTTACCCTTATTCAACTCTTCACGGCGCGTACGCGCGGCAACCAAGCAGAAGGCACCCCGCACCCTCTAGACTGAAGCTATAGAAGCTAATCCGGACGCCGCCACCGACGCTCACCCCCATCAGACCACCCTCAACGAGATGACCCCGGGAGGACCCATGGGTTTCTTTGATTTCTTCACCGACCGCACCCCGGCAGAACCCGCCGAAATCCGCCTCGTCGCTTTCGTCAGCGGCAAAGTGCAGGGTGTCGGTTTCCGTTGGTGGTGCGCCGGAACCGCCAAGCCCATGGGCCTAACCGGCTACGCCGAGAACCTCGACGACGGGCGCGTGAAGGTCGTTGCGGAAGGTACTGCCGCCTCCTGCGCACGCCTGGTGGATGTGCTGCGCAGTGACGACACCGCCGGGCGTGTGGATGAGGTTCTCGTCGAGTGGGAGGAGCCGAGCGGCTCGTTCCGCGGCTTCGGCATCAGGTAGCTAGATTGCGGGGCTTTCTCATGGGCTCCCGCTCAACCCCATGCACGTTACGTCCAGAGCGCGGTTTAGTTAGCGCAGTTTAGTTAGCCCAGAGCGCCGCGAATTGCGCGCGGGTCATATCGGCGCGGCGCACCCGATGCTGCACCGGGTGACCGTTCTTGTCGGGGCGGCCGGAGTTCGGGTCAATATCGTCGTAGATGCCGGTGAAACCCGCTTTAACCGCCACTCGTTCGGATGCCTCGTTACCCGCCAGGGCGGTCCAGCGGACGGTCTCGAGGCCCAGCCCGAGTAGGTCGAAAGCGTAGCCGAGGACGGCTCGCAGCGCCTCGGTCATATAGCCCTTGCCGCGCGCCTTCGGGGCGGTGTAATAGCCCAGTTCGGCGCGGGTTCCGGGGCTTTCGGGGGTGCCGTCAGGTAGGCGCAGCTCGATACTCCCCGCGAACACACCGGAGGCGTCAATCGCCCAGCGCTGGATTTGCCCGGCGGCAATTTGACGGGCGGTGGTGAGTAGGGAGTCCTCAGCGTCGGCGCGCGTGTAGTTTAGCGGTACGCGGGTGTAGCGAATCATTTGCGGGTCGCGGCAGGCTTCTACGATGTCGGGGATATCCGCCTCGCGCAGGTGGCGCAGGGTGAGGCGTTCGGTAATGAGTTCGGGCTGGTTGGGCTCTACGTGTTCGCTGTGCTCAGAAAAGTCGCTGTGTTCGGGGGTCATGGTTCGAGCTTAAACCCTCGGGTTTGTGCGTCGGAAAAGCTTTTGTGAACATCCCAGAATATTCAGTGACGCAAATCACGACTTAATACTCGCATTTTCACCCGTCATCACTTGATTATTATGAATTATTCATAATAAAATAGTCATCGAGCCCGCCCATTGGGCACCACTTAGAACAAGCGCCGCGCAACGAATCCGCGCGGCACGAAGCAGAAAGAAGAACACTATGGCAGTTCTGACCATCGGCGACCAGTTCCCCGCATACGAGCTCACCGGCGTTGTCCCCGGTAAGCTGGCTGACATCGAAGCAACCAAGCCCGAAGACTACTTCACCACCGTCTCCTCCGAGGGTCTGGACGAAGACACCTGGCGCGTCGTCTTCTTCTGGCCGAAGGACTTCACCTTCGTTTGCCCCACCGAGATTGCTGCATTCGGCAAGCTCGCTGACGAGTTCGAGGCACGCGACACCCAGGTGATCGGTGTTTCCGTTGACAACGAGTACACCCACTACGCATGGCGCCGCTCCCACGAAGAGCTCGTGGACCTGCCCATCGTCATGGCATCCGACCTCAAGCGCGAACTGACCGCAGCACTGGGCATCCTGAACAAGGACGGCGTTGCAGACCGCGCAACCTTCATCATCGACCCCCACAACACCATCCAGTCGGTCTCCATTACCGCTGACTCCGTCGGCCGTAACACCGACGAGGTGCTCCGCCAGCTGGACGCACTGCAGTCCGACGAGCTGTGCGCATGCAACTGGAAGAAGGGTGCAGCAACCATCGACGCATTCAAGGAGATGAAGTAATCCATGAGCATCGATAACCTGCGTTCGGCTCTGCCTTCCTACGCGAAGGACATGAGCCTCAACCTGTCCTCCCTGCCCCGCATCACCTCCCTGTCCGAGCAGCAGCTCTGGGGCGCAATCCTCGCAACCGCAGCAGCAACCAAGGTTGACTCTGTTGTTGTTGAGATTGCTGCAGAGGCTAAGGAGCACCTGAGCGACACCGCTTACGAGGCTGCTCTGGGTGCTGCATCCATCATGGGCATGAACAACATCTTCTACCGCACCCGTGGCTTCCTGAACGGTGCATACGATGACCAGCGCGCAAACCTGCGTATGCAGATCATCGGCAAGAACGGTGGCATTGAGAAGCTGGACTTCGAGATGTTCGCTCTGGCAGTGTCCGCAGTCAACGGTTGCTCCCACTGCGTTGAGGCTCACGAGCACACCCTGCGCGAAGAGGGCGCAACCAAGGAGCAGGTCAACGACCTGATCCGTATTGCTGCAACCCTCGGTGGCGTGGCACAGGGCATTCAGCTGGCTGAGGCACTGGGCTAAACCCACTAAGCGTTAGAGCTTACACAGAAGCGGCGCATCCACCCCTTTACGGGTCGGATGCGCCGCTTCCTCTATGTTCTCAAGCCCAGCAACGTGTTGGGTAGCAGTTTCTAAACTCCCCCAATTTGGCGCTATACAATGCCTGTATGCGGTACTGTATTTTGGACTCCACCAGCCCCCTTCCCAGCGTGGAAGAACTTACTGAGCTTTACGATTCTGTGGGCTGGAGTGCCTATACCAAAACACCCGAACGTCTCGTCCCGATGGTGGAAGGATCGCGGTATCTCTACACCGCACGAGAGGCAACCACGGACGGAACGGGACGGCTCGTCGGGCTAGTC
This window harbors:
- a CDS encoding DUF1269 domain-containing protein, whose translation is MENLVISVFNTESEAYQSFADLKAFRQTQTTKVAQIALVKNENGHIVEKERYDFEDSTTDATLEGGLLGAVIGLLGGPIGVLFGYGIGSLYGLVAGDTVDTAEAGLIDVVSQKLTNGETAVVALVQEDNEAVIDAYFTKYDTQIVRWDVATVVAEIEAALQVQEDLYNQARAQMKAERKAERKAKLEEFKANVKAKFDKLKA
- a CDS encoding DHA2 family efflux MFS transporter permease subunit translates to MSSRPKKAPLVGNPAKTPYKPWPALWSLVVGFFMILVDGNIVTIALPHMLQDLEASLSAGMWVTSAYLLAYAVPLLITGRMGDRFGQKNLYMIGMGIFTLASLWCGLAADVESLIAARVVQGLGASLMTPQTMSLITLMFPPNARGVAMSIWGATAGVASLVGPILGGVLVDTLGWGWIFFINIPVGLVGLFLAWRNVPVFEQKKHSFDWLGVVLSAVGLFLLVFGIQEGATYDWGTITDSFMGTGIAVSVWGLIIAGILVLGLFIGWQAINPREPLVPLSLFSDRNFSVSNVAISAMGVVAISMAFPLTLYLQQVEGLDPTQAALMTAPMALFSGALAPVVGARLNRNDPKWIAVIGFTLLVVGFALLRPTMVAEGNLWLMVGPMIILGAANACIWGPLSVSATRNLPPQRAGAGSGVYNETRQMASVLGSAAITTIMASAITSHLSALGPAAAAGGGSHSGAAGGVLPQMLREPYAAAMADSMMLPLVAAAVGAVVCLFYASMKTSEAKGAAQNAEVEATK
- a CDS encoding acylphosphatase; this translates as MGFFDFFTDRTPAEPAEIRLVAFVSGKVQGVGFRWWCAGTAKPMGLTGYAENLDDGRVKVVAEGTAASCARLVDVLRSDDTAGRVDEVLVEWEEPSGSFRGFGIR
- a CDS encoding GNAT family N-acetyltransferase — its product is MTPEHSDFSEHSEHVEPNQPELITERLTLRHLREADIPDIVEACRDPQMIRYTRVPLNYTRADAEDSLLTTARQIAAGQIQRWAIDASGVFAGSIELRLPDGTPESPGTRAELGYYTAPKARGKGYMTEALRAVLGYAFDLLGLGLETVRWTALAGNEASERVAVKAGFTGIYDDIDPNSGRPDKNGHPVQHRVRRADMTRAQFAALWAN
- a CDS encoding peroxiredoxin; its protein translation is MAVLTIGDQFPAYELTGVVPGKLADIEATKPEDYFTTVSSEGLDEDTWRVVFFWPKDFTFVCPTEIAAFGKLADEFEARDTQVIGVSVDNEYTHYAWRRSHEELVDLPIVMASDLKRELTAALGILNKDGVADRATFIIDPHNTIQSVSITADSVGRNTDEVLRQLDALQSDELCACNWKKGAATIDAFKEMK
- a CDS encoding carboxymuconolactone decarboxylase family protein, with product MSIDNLRSALPSYAKDMSLNLSSLPRITSLSEQQLWGAILATAAATKVDSVVVEIAAEAKEHLSDTAYEAALGAASIMGMNNIFYRTRGFLNGAYDDQRANLRMQIIGKNGGIEKLDFEMFALAVSAVNGCSHCVEAHEHTLREEGATKEQVNDLIRIAATLGGVAQGIQLAEALG